The DNA window TCGTCGCCCCCATTCAGGCAATGATTGGTGATATGCACGGACTGAATACGCTTAAGCACCAGCCCGCGAAAATTGCCGCTATTGAGGGACACTGGGAGAATATTCCTGGAGAGCCGACCCCGCTATTGCTCTTCGGCTGGCCGGATATGCAGCAGGAACGCACTCGCTACGGTCTGGAAATTCCGGCTCTCGGCAGCCTGATCCTCACTCACAGTCTGGACAAACAGGTGCCCGCGCTCAAAGAGTTCGCCCCGGAAGACAGGCCTAACTCCACCATCGTCTTCTGGTCATTCCGCCTGATGGCCGGGCTAGGCATGCTGATGATCCTGCTCGGCGCGCTGGCACTGTGGCTGCGCTATCGCGGTCGCCTGTATCACTCCAGGCCGTTTCTGCGCTTTGCGCTGTGGATGGGGCCGTCCGGGCTTATCGCCATTCTCGCAGGCTGGGTCACCACCGAGGTGGGCCGCCAGCCGTGGGTAGTTTACGGCGTACAGCGCACCGCCGATGCCGTTTCCGCTCACGGCGACCTGCATATGTCCATCAGCCTGCTGACCTTTATTGCGGTTTACAGCTCGGTATTTGGCGTCGGCTATAGCTACATGCTGCGCCTGATTCGTAAAGGGCCTCAGGAAGCGCAGCCGCCCGCATCAGGTACGCCAGCGCGACCGCTTTCCGCCGCGGCAGAAGGTTTTCAGCAGAAGGAGTCCCACTAATGGGTATCGATTTATCGGTTATCTGGTTTGTCATTATCGTCTTCGCCACCCTGATGTATATCGTGATGGACGGCTTCGACCTGGGCATTGGCATTTTATTCAGCACCACACGGGATGCTGCAGACCGCGACGTGATGGTAAATAGCGTCGCGCCGGTATGGGATGACAATGAAACCTGGCTGGTGCTCGGCGGCGCGGGCCTGTTTGGCGCTTTCCCGCTGGCCTACGCGGTAATTATTGACGCGCTGGCGATCCCGCTCACCCTGATGCTGATCGGCCTTATTTTTCGCGGCGTCGCCTTTGAATTCCGTTTTAACGCGACGCCATCACACCGTCCGTTCTGGGATAGGGCCTTTATGGGAGGTTCAATTCTGGCAACCTTCACGCAGGGCATGGTGGTTGGCGCGGTGATCAACGGCTTCGCCGTCAGCGGCCGCAGCTTCAGTGGCGGAATGTTTGACTGGCTCACGCCGTTTACCCTGTTTTGTGGCCTGGGTCTGTGTATTGCCTATGCGCTGCTGGGTGCTAGTTGGCTGGTGATGAAAAGCGATAATGCGCTGCACAGAAATATGCGCGTAACCGCGCGCGGATTGCTACTGGCGCTACTGATAGTGATTGTCGCCATCAGCATCTGGACCCCGCTGGCAAAGTCAGCTATTGCCGAACGTTGGTTTAGCTTGCCCAACCTTTTCTTCTTGCTGCCGGTGCCGTTGCTGGTCGCGGCGATAAGCAGCTGGCTGTGGCGATCACTGGGCAACAGTACGAGTCACCTGCTGCCTTTTGTCCTGACGCTGGGGCTGATATTCCTTGGCTTTAGCGGTCTGGGGATCAGTATCTGGCCGCATATTATTCCACCGGGTATCACCCTTTGGCAGGCCGCCGCTCCGCCACAAAGCCAGGGCTTTATGCTGGTCGGGGCACTGCTGATACTCCCCGTGATCCTCGGCTATACCTTCTGGAGTTACTACGTTTTTCGCGGCAAAGTTCAACATGGTGAGGGGTATCATTGATGCGACGATTATGGCTTAAACGGACGTTATGGATGGTCGCCCTGTGGGGAGGCAGCGTGCTGGCGCTGGCGGCGGTGAGCATGGGGTTCAGACTACTGATGACGGCCGCCGGACTGAAAGTTTAGCCGAGCGGAGAGAATAATCTGATACACGGCATCTCCATTTTGTCTTCACTTTTCTCTGTTGAAATATTTGAGCATATAAAAATAAAGGATGTTGTTATGAAAAAGGTTCTTTTACTGTCTGCTGTGATGTCGCTTGGGCTGTCATCGTTCGCTTTTGCTGCAGATAACCCGCCGCCGCCGGAAAAAGCGTCTGCTCAGCAGAGTAACCACGGCCACGATAACAAAGCGCCGCAGCACAACGGCAAGCAACCGCCAAAAGGCGAGCAGCATGACGGTAAACAGCCACCGAAAGGCGATCGTCAGGATGGTAAACAGCCGCCAAAAGACGGTAAACACCAGCCAAAAAGCAACCACAATGACGGCAAGCAGCCGCCAAAAGGTGAGCACAAAGACGGTAATCAGGACGGCAAGCCGTTACCGCCGAAAAACCAATAAGTTTCCCTGCCCGATAGCAACCCTGTCGGGCTTTTTTCGCCATCCGTCAGGCTGTACTGACAAAGGCTTTTCCCTTCTTTGATAACCGCAGAAATAAGCTCAACAAAACCCAGGCATAGTAGCCACACTCGCCGCTAATACGGAAAAAGATATGTTCAGGAGATGCGTTTCGACGTTACTGCTGGTGTGCGCCCTGTTTTCCGGGCACGTACTGGCCCGTAAGCAAGGACACGATTTCTTCCCGGTTCAGAGTCTCGAACGGCAATTGCAACGCGAAGCCGATAGCGATGAGCTGCGCAGCCAGACGGAAGAAGCCGCATCCGAGCTGCGCGAGCATCACCACTGGCAGAATGCGCGAAAACCCAAAATGCATTTCCACCAGTAGCAATTGACCGTTATCAGACGCCCTTGCGTTTTGGTAGGGTTTTCAGCAGATCGTCCGGGCTAACGGACGCAACGATACTGCCCGGCAGCGGCATTTTCAGGATATGGTTTTTCATCTTGCCAATGACGTGCATTTCACACGGACGGCAATCGAACTTCAGCGTCAGCACTTCATCACCATGGATCAGCTGCATCGGCGTCGCTTTCCAGCTCTTAATCGAACCTTTGGCCTGTTTCGGGCACAGGTTGAAGGCAAAGCGCAGGCAGTGCTTGGTGATCATCACCGGCACATCGCCCTTCTCTTCATGCGCTTCATAGGCGGCGTCAATCAACTGTACGCCATAGCGCTGATAAAACTCGCGGGCTTTGTGGTTGTAGACGTTCGCCAGAAACGACAGGTGCGTTTCTGGATAGACCGGCGGCGGCACGCAGACCGGCTTACGGCTGCCGCGGACCACGGCTTTCAGGCGCGCGTCATCCAGCATTTCTACCGTTTCACGACGCAGTTGATTAAGCAGACTGTTTGGCACAAACAGCGCTCCCGGCAAATTAACCTGCACAGCGCGCGAGTAATAAATCGTCTGGCCTAGCTTTGCCACGCCGTCGCGCATGTTCGCCAGCGCTTTCTCGACCTGAGTTGCTTCAGAAAACTCGCCGTCCAGAGTATGAGTAACGCTCACGCCCTCTTCGCTGGTCATGGTTAAGACTAGTTGTTCCTGCCAGCCGCTCAGTTCAATATCCACCGCGATTCGACGTTCACTGGAGGTTTTCAGCAACGCCTGCTGCCAGTTATGATCGAGGTTGCGATTCAACGGCTGGTGCGGGCGCACTTTGTACATGTCGGCGGGCATTTCATTCGGCCATACGCGATAGCGGTTTTCGCCGGTTTTTTCTACCGTATTGGCGCGAAAACCGACGATTTCACGTTTGATCATCACGTTCAGACCATCGCCGTTAGTCAGCGCCTCGGTCACATCAACATCAAGAAAATCCTTCCCCACTTTCAGCACTTCGCCCACCGGCAGGCCGATAAACTTCGGGGAGTCAAACGCGCCGATATCGTCTTTACGCGCATTAACAAAATAGTCGGTACTGCCGCGATGGAAGGTTTTATCGGTTGAAGGAACAAAGAAGTGTTCGGTGCGACCGGCGGAAGCGCGCGCCAGATCGCCTCGATCTTCAATAATCGCGTCCAGCATCTGGCGATAATGCGCGGTGATATTCTTCACGTAGCTCATATCTTTGTAGCGACCTTCAATCTTGAAGGAGCGCACGCCCGCATCGATCAGTGCCGCCAGGTTGGCAGTCTGGTCGTTATCTTTCATCGACAACAGATGCTTTTCATAGGCCACAACGCGGCCCTGATCGTCTTTCAGGGTATAAGGCAGGCGGCAGGCCTGCGAGCAGTCGCCGCGGTTAGCGCTGCGGCCGGTCTGGGCATGGGAGATATTGCACTGGCCGGAATAAGCCACGCACAGCGCGCCGTGAATAAAGAATTCAATGGTCGCATCGGTGTTATCGTAAATGGTCTTAATCTGCTGAAGATTCAGCTCACGAGCGAGAACAATCTGGCTAAAACCGACGTCGGAGAGAAACTTTGCTTTCTCGACGCTACGGATATCACACTGGGTACTGGCGTGCAGTTCAATCGGCGGAATATCGAGTTCCATCACCCCCATATCCTGAACTATCAGCGCGTCGACGCCAGTCTCGTACAGGTCGGTAATCAGGCGCTGCGCCGGTTCCAGCTCATCATCATGAAGAATGGTGTTCAACGTCACGAATATTTTCGCGCCGTAGCGATGGGCAAAAGGCACCAGGCTGGCGATATCGCTCAGGCTATTGCTGGCGTTGTGGCGCGCGCCAAAGCCCGGTCCACCGATATAGACCGCGTCGGCACCGTGTAAAATCGCTTCACGAGCGATCGCGGTATCGCGGGCAGGACTGAGAAGTTCAAGATGATGGTTTTGCAGGCGCATACGCTCGTCGTTATCCATTATAGGGGGGTCGAAATGGCGGCTATTGTAGTCAGAACTGCACACAGACCAAAACATTTTCCGCCGCCGCATCGGTGGGAATTTTCAGTTTTCAGCAAAGCATTGAAGAAAAAGGTATTTCCCTGAGAAATAGGCTAAGGATACAGTCATCACGTATTCCGGATTTTCCTCGTCACGTTGTGATTTGTTGTCTCGGTCATTTGCCTGGCCGCGAGTTCGCTCGCGGTTTTTTTATTTTTCTTTCGGGTAGTGGATCAGCGAATGGAAATGGGCAGTCTGCGCGCTACTATTGCGATAAGCATGGGCTAAGTCACCGGCGAAACGCCGCCCCTCGCAGGGCTGCAACGACAACCACTCGCCTTGCAAACAGAGATCCAGCACGCCGCTAATCACCACCACATGCTCGATAACCCCTTGCTCATGCGGCGTAGACTCACTCAGCGCGCCGGGGGCCAGGGTAATGGAGAAATGGTCAAATCGTAGCACCGGGTCCCAGGGAAATATTGGCGTCACCACCATCGCCTGCTGCTGCGGGTCAAATGCGGCCGGTGCGGCGGTATCATCGGCCACGATAAACGCGGAGAACGGCACGTTCAGGCCGGTGGCAATCTTCCACAATGTGGCGACCGTCGGGCTGGACTCGTTACGTTCAATCTGGCCCAGCATCGCTTTGGATACGCCGGTTTCTTCCGCTAGTCGCGACAGGCTCCAGCCGCGCTGTTGGCGCAACGCTTTTAGGGTCGCCGACAGATGTTGCGCAATATTCATTCCACCTCCCAATAATATCTGAGGGAATTATACGCATATTCACCTGATTCTACAGGTATCGGTTTACCTTCCCAAACCCGAGCCAACAGAAAGCCAGTTGTACGCTATAGCGCACAGTGTTAAATTAAATCGACCGCTATAACGCACAAGAGATACTCATGCGCACATTTACCGTACCCTTTCCGACGCTGCTTGCCGGATTTGTCGCCGTATTAGTCGGCTACGCCAGCTCCGCCGCCATCATCTGGCAGGCCGCCGCTGCCGCGGGAGCCGATGCCACGCAAATCGCTGGCTGGATGACCGCATTAGGTCTGGGAATGGGCGTCAGTACCCTGGCGTTAACCTTGTGGCAAAAGGTTCCTATTCTTACGGCCTGGTCAACTCCCGGCGCAGCGCTACTGGTCAGCGGCTTGCAAGGAGTCACGCTGGCGCAGGCGGTTGGCGTCTTTATTTTTGCCAATGCCTTAATCGTACTTTGCGGCGTCACCGGCCTCTTTGCCCGTTTGATGAAGATCATTCCCCATTCGCTGGCGGCGGCAATGCTGGCCGGGATTTTGCTGCGCTTTGGCATGCAGGCTTTCGCCAGTCTGCAAGGAAATCTGCTGTTATGCGGCAGCATGCTGGCCGCCTGGTTGCTGTGCAAAACCTGGTTTCCGCGATTTGCCGTGGTAGCCGCTCTGCTGGCGGGCGGTGTCGTTGCCGGGTTAAGCGGAAACGTGACAACGTCACAAATTAGTTTTAGTTTTGTCGCCCCTTCTTATATTGCTCCGGTGTTTACCCCTGCGCTGCTGCTTAGCGTCGGTTTGCCTTTTTTCCTCGTCACCATGGCGTCACAAAACGCCCCCGGCTTCGCCACGCTTCAGGCTTCAGGTTATCGGGTCCCCGCTTCACCACTGATCGTGGCAACCGGCGGCCTGGCGCTGCTGCTGTCACCTTTTGGCGTGTATTCCATCTGTATCGCGGCGATTACCGCCGCCATTTGCCAGAGCCCGGAAGCCCATCCGGAACCGCAAAAACGCTGGCTTGCAGCGGCGGCGGCAGGCATTTTTTATCTGCTGGCGGGGATATTTGGCGGCTCCATTACCTCCCTGATGGCGGCGTTGCCGATAGCATGGATCCAGATGCTTGCGGGACTGGCGCTGCTCGGTACCATTGGTGGCAGCCTGTTTCAGGCACTAAACCATGAAAATGAACGCGATGCGGCGGTGGTAACTTTCCTGGTCACCGCCAGCGGCGTAACGCTGGTAGGTATTGGATCTGCTTTTTGGGGACTGGTGCTTGGTGGCGTCAGCTATGTTCTGCTATCAACGCTGCGCCGCGCGTAGCTGTGATGGCGTCAGGCCGGTGGCGCTTTTAACCCGGTTGCTAAAATGGCTGGCGGAGCTAAAACCGCAGGCCATGGCAATATCGGTTAACGGCAACTGACTATGGTAAATCAGCGCCTGCGCTTTGATCATACGACGCTGCATCACGTACTGATGCGGCGCCATCTTCATCGATTGGCGAAACATTCGCGCGAAGTGATATTCGCTCAATGCCGCTTCCAGAGCCAAATCAGCGAGGGTTAACGGCTGGTCCAGATTCTCCTCAATCCATTCCAGCAGATTGCGCAAGACGTGTGGCGCAAGCCCGCCTGTCACGGTGGGTAAACGCCACTGAACGTTAGAGTAATTCTGGATCAAGTGCGTGAGAAGCAGCGTGCTGGCCGAACTCAGCATGAGCTGATTAGCCTGCTGCTGCCAGTCGTTATCCAGCAGAAACTGGCGATAGACGGCCGTTATCTTGTCATCGCTGGAGAAGGTTTTTTCCTGCAAGGTGAATGAGGCCGGGCTGCGGTCCCAAATCTGCTCGCCAACCCGGCGCAAATGCGCGTCCGTGCAGTACATATGGACAAATGAAAGGTCACCACGAATATCCCAGGTGCTCTCATCTCCTTTCGGCATCAGGCAGAAACGATCCGGTCCACCGCCATTTTTCCAACCATGCGGTGTTTTTTGGTAACTTTCGTAACCATCGGCAATATACAGGCTCAGCGTATGGTGGTCGCTTTGAACGGTGATGGTATCAAGATTGTTATACCACGCCGCCAGCTGAATACCGGAGTTGAGCTTCACCGTCTCCCGCAGCACGGCATTTTTTTGACGCAATGTTTCGAAAGTTCCGTAAGCCATAACCTTCACATTCCCGATTTCACAGGTCTCTATACCCTAAATAATTCGAGTTGCAGGCAGGCGGCAAGTGAGAAAGTCCCGATGAGCTTACTCAAGTAAGTGATTCGGTCGAACGAGCGTAGCCAACGCACAAGCAACTTGAAGTATGACGGGTATAGTCTATGAAGAGTCACGGGCAGATACCAGCCTTCACTCACCGGCAACTAAAAATAAGCGCAAGAATTTGCAAGTCGGTAACAAGTTGATGACAGCGCGGCGTAGCCTCAGGCGTCAGAATGATCGGTACAACACTCACGGGAGAGACATTTTGAACGCATTACTCTACGGATTAGTCGTCGTTATCTGGGGCACGACGTGGATTGCTATTTTTTTGCAGCAGGGACCGGTCGCCGCGCCGGTGTCCATTTTCTGGCGCTTTGCGTTGGCCAGCGTCACGATGCTGACCGTTCTGCTGATCGCCCGCCGTCTGCGCCCGCTGGCCGCACGCGACCATCTCTTCTGCCTGCTGCAGGGCTGCTGCGTATTCTGCTTTAACTTCTGGTGTTTCTATACTGCCGCCGCGTATATCAATACCGGCCTTGAGTCGGTGATATTCTCCATGGCGGTGCTGTTTAACGCCATTAACAGCTTTCTCTTTTTCCGCCAGCAGCCACCGGGACGTTTCTGGCTGGCCGCCGCGCTGGGCCTGGCGGGTATCGTTACGCTGTTCTGGGATGATTTATGGGCCAACGGCCTGAATGCGTCGCTCTTATTGGGCATCGCACTCAGTGCGCTGGGAACCTACGGCTTTTCTCTGGGTAATATGCTCAGCATCCGCCACCAGCGCCGCGGTCTGGAAACATTAACCACCAACAGTTGGGCCATGCTTTACGGTACGCTGGTGATGGGCGCCATTGCTCTGATACGCGGGGATGATTTCACGCCGCAGTGGACGTTCAGCTATATGGGAGCACTGCTGTATCTGGCCCTGTTTGGCTCGGTGATTGCTTTCGGTGCCTATTTCACTCTGGTCGGCAGAATTGGCGCGAGCAAAGCCGCTTACAGTACTTTGCTGTTCCCGCTGGTTGCGTTAACAATTTCGACGTTTTATGAAGGGTATATCTGGCACAGCAACGCCGTGGCTGGATTGGCGTTGATTCTGGTAGGGAATCTGGTGATGTTTGCTCGTCCTGAGCAGTGGTTTCTGCGCCGCAAACTGGCATAGGTTTTATCGGGTCAGTTTATGTCAGGTGGCGGCTAACGCCTTACCTGACCGACAAAACCTGAACCCGATGCGTATGTCTGACTACCAATAAAAAAGGCGCTATCAACTCATAGCGCCCTTCTTCATTGATAAAACTGACTTAGCGATTACTTGGGTCGAACTTCACCGCATCAATCGCCATATCGTCAATGACCTGCTTCAGCGTATCAACGGTCAGCGGCGTACTTTCGTTGGATAACGTTTTCCCCTCCCCCTTACGCACGACTTTAATGACCGGCTTGTTGGTCGCCGCATCGATCAGCTCACCTTCAAAGTACAGGTTAGTATCCATGGTACGGTGACCTGTTGCTGCCTGGGTGCCCGCGATAACCATCGCTACCGGAATCACTTCATAGAACTGCAGGCCTTCTTTGCTGGAATCCACGCCGGTGATGGCACCACGGAAGATCAAGCTACGTTTACCTGCGGTGGTTGCCAGCGGCTTACGCTCGGAAATAGCCTGTTTCATCTCTTTGTTGGTGTAATTTAAGATATCAGCCAATGCCTTTTCGCCAACCTGCGTCGTCGGTTTTGGTACCGGGTAATAAGTGATCGGGTTATAAACAACGTTATCGTAATTGCTCGGATTATAATCCGGAGAAATCCAGCGCAGCTCCGGTTTACCGGAAGCGGAGGTGGTTTCTTTTAAGCTTGAGTAATCTTTTAAAAAACCCGAATATTGTTCAGGTTTAGCGAGTTTTGATGAGCAACCGGCTAACGCTAGCAGGCCGGCAAGCGCGGCGACCTTAAAAAATAACTGAGTACGCATAGGTTAATCCCTGTGAATGCAATCGTTCGGCATGTGTTATAACAAAATACAGGGGTAAGTTTTGTGGCAAAAATGGTGATACGTCAAGTACCTGAATAAAATAAACCCGCCGTTGCCAGCGGGCCCTCATTCTTTATTTATTTTATATCCACCTGGTAAAAAATATGCTTACCAAAGGGATCGATTTCGTAACCAGTAACATTTTTACGTACGGGTTCAAAAATAGTCGAATGGGCAATCATCACCGCCGGCATCTGGTCGTGCATCATCTGTTGCGCCTGGAGATAGAGAGCTTCGCGTTTTGGGCGATCGGTTATCGATTTAGCTTCGGTAATCAGTTTATCAAATGGTTGATAGCACCATTTCGCCGAGTTAGAACCACCGTTAGCCGACTGGCATGTGAATAGCGGGCCGAAGAAGTTATCCGGATCGCCGGTAGCCGTCGTCCAACCCATCAGCGCCGCCTGATGCTCACCATCCTTCACGCGCTTTAAATATTCACCCCACTCATAGGTGGTGATTTTGGTTTGCACGCCAATTTTCGCCCAGTCGGCCTGAATCATCTCGGC is part of the Klebsiella huaxiensis genome and encodes:
- a CDS encoding DMT family transporter — translated: MNALLYGLVVVIWGTTWIAIFLQQGPVAAPVSIFWRFALASVTMLTVLLIARRLRPLAARDHLFCLLQGCCVFCFNFWCFYTAAAYINTGLESVIFSMAVLFNAINSFLFFRQQPPGRFWLAAALGLAGIVTLFWDDLWANGLNASLLLGIALSALGTYGFSLGNMLSIRHQRRGLETLTTNSWAMLYGTLVMGAIALIRGDDFTPQWTFSYMGALLYLALFGSVIAFGAYFTLVGRIGASKAAYSTLLFPLVALTISTFYEGYIWHSNAVAGLALILVGNLVMFARPEQWFLRRKLA
- a CDS encoding DUF3313 domain-containing protein translates to MRTQLFFKVAALAGLLALAGCSSKLAKPEQYSGFLKDYSSLKETTSASGKPELRWISPDYNPSNYDNVVYNPITYYPVPKPTTQVGEKALADILNYTNKEMKQAISERKPLATTAGKRSLIFRGAITGVDSSKEGLQFYEVIPVAMVIAGTQAATGHRTMDTNLYFEGELIDAATNKPVIKVVRKGEGKTLSNESTPLTVDTLKQVIDDMAIDAVKFDPSNR
- a CDS encoding helix-turn-helix transcriptional regulator, translated to MAYGTFETLRQKNAVLRETVKLNSGIQLAAWYNNLDTITVQSDHHTLSLYIADGYESYQKTPHGWKNGGGPDRFCLMPKGDESTWDIRGDLSFVHMYCTDAHLRRVGEQIWDRSPASFTLQEKTFSSDDKITAVYRQFLLDNDWQQQANQLMLSSASTLLLTHLIQNYSNVQWRLPTVTGGLAPHVLRNLLEWIEENLDQPLTLADLALEAALSEYHFARMFRQSMKMAPHQYVMQRRMIKAQALIYHSQLPLTDIAMACGFSSASHFSNRVKSATGLTPSQLRAAQR
- a CDS encoding DUF2554 family protein, with protein sequence MFRRCVSTLLLVCALFSGHVLARKQGHDFFPVQSLERQLQREADSDELRSQTEEAASELREHHHWQNARKPKMHFHQ
- the cydB gene encoding cytochrome d ubiquinol oxidase subunit II, producing the protein MGIDLSVIWFVIIVFATLMYIVMDGFDLGIGILFSTTRDAADRDVMVNSVAPVWDDNETWLVLGGAGLFGAFPLAYAVIIDALAIPLTLMLIGLIFRGVAFEFRFNATPSHRPFWDRAFMGGSILATFTQGMVVGAVINGFAVSGRSFSGGMFDWLTPFTLFCGLGLCIAYALLGASWLVMKSDNALHRNMRVTARGLLLALLIVIVAISIWTPLAKSAIAERWFSLPNLFFLLPVPLLVAAISSWLWRSLGNSTSHLLPFVLTLGLIFLGFSGLGISIWPHIIPPGITLWQAAAPPQSQGFMLVGALLILPVILGYTFWSYYVFRGKVQHGEGYH
- a CDS encoding helix-turn-helix domain-containing protein produces the protein MNIAQHLSATLKALRQQRGWSLSRLAEETGVSKAMLGQIERNESSPTVATLWKIATGLNVPFSAFIVADDTAAPAAFDPQQQAMVVTPIFPWDPVLRFDHFSITLAPGALSESTPHEQGVIEHVVVISGVLDLCLQGEWLSLQPCEGRRFAGDLAHAYRNSSAQTAHFHSLIHYPKEK
- a CDS encoding benzoate/H(+) symporter BenE family transporter produces the protein MRTFTVPFPTLLAGFVAVLVGYASSAAIIWQAAAAAGADATQIAGWMTALGLGMGVSTLALTLWQKVPILTAWSTPGAALLVSGLQGVTLAQAVGVFIFANALIVLCGVTGLFARLMKIIPHSLAAAMLAGILLRFGMQAFASLQGNLLLCGSMLAAWLLCKTWFPRFAVVAALLAGGVVAGLSGNVTTSQISFSFVAPSYIAPVFTPALLLSVGLPFFLVTMASQNAPGFATLQASGYRVPASPLIVATGGLALLLSPFGVYSICIAAITAAICQSPEAHPEPQKRWLAAAAAGIFYLLAGIFGGSITSLMAALPIAWIQMLAGLALLGTIGGSLFQALNHENERDAAVVTFLVTASGVTLVGIGSAFWGLVLGGVSYVLLSTLRRA
- a CDS encoding DUF2474 domain-containing protein, whose protein sequence is MRRLWLKRTLWMVALWGGSVLALAAVSMGFRLLMTAAGLKV
- a CDS encoding cytochrome ubiquinol oxidase subunit I, with the translated sequence MFGLDAFHLARIQFAFTVSFHIIFPAITIGLASYLAVLEGLWLKTRNPTWRSLYHFWSKIFAVNFGMGVVSGLVMAYQFGTNWSGFSEFAGSITGPLLTYEVLTAFFLEAGFLGVMLFGWNRVGPGLHFFATCMVALGTIISTFWILASNSWMQTPQGFEIVNGQVVPVDWFAVIFNPSFPYRLLHMSVAAFLSSALFVGASAAWHLLRGNNTPAVRAMFSMALWMTLIVAPIQAMIGDMHGLNTLKHQPAKIAAIEGHWENIPGEPTPLLLFGWPDMQQERTRYGLEIPALGSLILTHSLDKQVPALKEFAPEDRPNSTIVFWSFRLMAGLGMLMILLGALALWLRYRGRLYHSRPFLRFALWMGPSGLIAILAGWVTTEVGRQPWVVYGVQRTADAVSAHGDLHMSISLLTFIAVYSSVFGVGYSYMLRLIRKGPQEAQPPASGTPARPLSAAAEGFQQKESH
- a CDS encoding peptidase U32 family protein, with amino-acid sequence MRLQNHHLELLSPARDTAIAREAILHGADAVYIGGPGFGARHNASNSLSDIASLVPFAHRYGAKIFVTLNTILHDDELEPAQRLITDLYETGVDALIVQDMGVMELDIPPIELHASTQCDIRSVEKAKFLSDVGFSQIVLARELNLQQIKTIYDNTDATIEFFIHGALCVAYSGQCNISHAQTGRSANRGDCSQACRLPYTLKDDQGRVVAYEKHLLSMKDNDQTANLAALIDAGVRSFKIEGRYKDMSYVKNITAHYRQMLDAIIEDRGDLARASAGRTEHFFVPSTDKTFHRGSTDYFVNARKDDIGAFDSPKFIGLPVGEVLKVGKDFLDVDVTEALTNGDGLNVMIKREIVGFRANTVEKTGENRYRVWPNEMPADMYKVRPHQPLNRNLDHNWQQALLKTSSERRIAVDIELSGWQEQLVLTMTSEEGVSVTHTLDGEFSEATQVEKALANMRDGVAKLGQTIYYSRAVQVNLPGALFVPNSLLNQLRRETVEMLDDARLKAVVRGSRKPVCVPPPVYPETHLSFLANVYNHKAREFYQRYGVQLIDAAYEAHEEKGDVPVMITKHCLRFAFNLCPKQAKGSIKSWKATPMQLIHGDEVLTLKFDCRPCEMHVIGKMKNHILKMPLPGSIVASVSPDDLLKTLPKRKGV